A region from the Halosolutus gelatinilyticus genome encodes:
- a CDS encoding MEDS domain-containing protein, whose amino-acid sequence MSQQGERSDQPGTPGLESGLEALRQSPEFRGPVESLDGHDHANDHFALIYKNRDEQFAAVIPFIHQGLEQGKRCLYIADDNSKAEVLEAMRARGIDVDGALDSGALSVHTEADTYHRTGTFNQDAILEFWEDSLTEATDEDGYTGIRAATEMTWALDEDTSPDQLVEYEAALNSLFQNEDYTVMCQYNRERFPPEMLEDVIEAHPHLIHDNMVSHNVYYTPPKEFFGPEQPADKVDRMMGKLREQTEAKTELQQSKEHFKQVFESNHDATLIVDSDADEILAANPAASKMLGYARDELLSRGPSDLYPDELDRFSTFVDEVFEDGIGWTDELTCRSRDRGRIPTEISASQIEVDDRPVMLATIRDISERKEHEQAQQRLYEIVADSDRPFDDKLQAVLELGCERFGLEYGGIARIDPTADLFEVETIRGDHDHLVPGEQYPLSETYCRLVADDGETAAVTDPVSEGFEGKLCYERFGVQAYLGTQLEVDGDVDRTFFFVSNEPRKEEFSEAERTFHHLMGKWVEYELERRQAAEALREQTHTLETINQAGNSLAAELDLENLVQEVTDAGTEITGAEFGAFFYNVIDDQGESYTLYTLSGVPDEAFEDFPMPRNTEVFGPTFHGEGVVRSDDITKDPRYGKNAPYDGMPEGHLPVCSYLAVPVISNSGEVHGGLFFGHSERSIFTEKDENIITGIAAQAAVAIDNARLYETARESEERFRALVTASSEAVFRMGPDWNKMQHLEAHGFLADTNEPTSDWLDKYIHPDDQERVMEAVNEAVRTKSTFEIEHRVEQADGSLGWSFTRAVPMLNEDSDIEEWIGMASDITERKHRQQELEQTNAQLERSNAELKRFAYAASHDLQEPLRMVSSYVQLLEHRYADDLDADAQEYIEFAVDGADRMREMIDALLQYSRLNTSDKEFEPVDCNDVLAQATDNLQIAIEESSAEITSDSLPTVIGDEQQLVQLFQNLLDNAITYAGDEPPHIHVTAEKQNDEWVLSVQDNGIGIDSEKAEEIFEVFNRLHTTDEYAGTGIGLALCQRIVDIHNGRIWVESELGEGSTFSFTVPEKKASKSA is encoded by the coding sequence GAGCAGGGCAAGCGATGCCTGTACATCGCGGATGACAACTCGAAAGCAGAAGTACTGGAAGCGATGCGGGCCCGCGGCATTGACGTGGACGGTGCCCTTGACTCGGGTGCGCTTTCCGTCCACACGGAGGCGGACACGTACCACAGGACCGGCACGTTCAATCAGGATGCGATACTGGAGTTCTGGGAGGACTCCCTAACGGAGGCAACAGACGAGGACGGCTACACGGGAATCAGGGCAGCCACCGAGATGACGTGGGCGCTGGACGAGGATACGAGCCCTGATCAACTGGTCGAGTACGAAGCGGCCCTCAACTCTCTGTTCCAGAACGAGGACTACACCGTCATGTGTCAGTATAATCGCGAGCGGTTCCCACCCGAGATGCTCGAAGACGTCATCGAGGCCCACCCGCACCTCATCCACGACAACATGGTCTCTCACAACGTCTACTACACCCCACCCAAGGAGTTCTTCGGCCCCGAGCAGCCAGCCGACAAGGTTGATCGGATGATGGGGAAGCTGCGCGAGCAGACCGAGGCGAAGACGGAACTCCAGCAATCGAAAGAACACTTCAAGCAGGTCTTCGAGAGCAACCACGACGCCACCCTCATCGTTGACTCCGACGCGGACGAAATCCTCGCTGCAAATCCGGCCGCATCCAAGATGCTTGGATACGCACGAGACGAGTTGCTGTCGCGCGGCCCCTCCGACTTGTATCCCGACGAACTCGACAGATTCAGTACGTTCGTTGACGAGGTGTTCGAAGATGGGATCGGCTGGACAGACGAACTCACCTGCCGCAGCAGGGATCGGGGCCGGATTCCGACTGAGATCTCGGCGTCCCAAATCGAGGTCGATGACCGCCCGGTCATGCTCGCGACGATCCGCGACATCAGCGAGCGCAAGGAACACGAGCAGGCCCAACAGAGATTGTACGAGATTGTGGCCGATTCCGACCGGCCGTTCGACGACAAACTCCAAGCGGTACTTGAGCTCGGCTGCGAGCGGTTCGGCCTCGAATACGGCGGGATCGCCCGCATCGATCCGACGGCCGATCTGTTCGAGGTGGAGACCATACGCGGGGACCATGACCACCTCGTCCCGGGCGAGCAGTATCCGCTCTCCGAAACCTACTGCCGATTGGTGGCGGACGACGGAGAAACCGCTGCCGTCACCGACCCTGTAAGCGAGGGGTTCGAGGGGAAACTGTGCTACGAGCGCTTCGGCGTCCAGGCATACCTCGGAACCCAACTCGAAGTCGATGGTGACGTCGATCGGACGTTCTTCTTCGTCTCGAACGAACCACGAAAGGAGGAGTTCTCAGAGGCCGAACGCACGTTCCACCACCTGATGGGGAAGTGGGTGGAGTATGAACTTGAACGCAGGCAGGCCGCGGAGGCGCTGCGCGAACAAACCCACACCCTCGAAACGATCAACCAGGCGGGCAACTCATTGGCCGCCGAACTCGACCTCGAGAATCTGGTGCAGGAGGTTACAGACGCCGGTACGGAAATAACCGGCGCGGAGTTTGGTGCTTTCTTCTATAACGTCATCGATGACCAGGGCGAATCCTACACGCTCTATACCCTCTCAGGTGTTCCTGATGAGGCATTCGAAGACTTCCCGATGCCGCGCAATACGGAGGTCTTCGGCCCGACCTTTCACGGCGAGGGGGTCGTCCGTTCGGACGACATCACCAAAGATCCGCGGTACGGTAAAAACGCGCCCTACGATGGGATGCCCGAAGGCCATCTGCCCGTATGCAGTTACCTGGCGGTTCCTGTAATCTCGAACTCCGGTGAAGTACACGGCGGCCTTTTCTTCGGCCATTCGGAGCGGAGCATCTTCACCGAGAAGGATGAAAACATCATCACCGGGATTGCTGCCCAAGCGGCCGTAGCCATTGATAATGCTCGTCTGTATGAAACGGCGCGCGAAAGCGAGGAGCGATTCCGAGCGTTGGTCACCGCGAGTTCGGAAGCCGTGTTTCGCATGGGCCCCGATTGGAACAAAATGCAACACCTCGAAGCCCACGGCTTCCTCGCCGACACAAACGAACCGACCAGCGACTGGCTTGACAAATACATTCACCCGGACGACCAGGAGCGCGTCATGGAGGCCGTCAACGAAGCCGTCCGGACCAAGAGCACGTTCGAGATTGAACACCGGGTGGAGCAGGCCGATGGCAGCCTGGGCTGGTCATTCACGCGTGCGGTACCAATGTTGAATGAGGACAGTGACATTGAGGAATGGATTGGTATGGCGAGCGACATTACCGAGCGCAAGCATCGCCAGCAGGAACTCGAACAAACTAACGCACAACTAGAACGCTCGAACGCCGAATTGAAACGGTTCGCCTACGCCGCCTCCCACGATCTCCAGGAGCCGTTACGGATGGTGTCGAGTTATGTCCAACTGCTCGAACACCGATATGCCGACGATCTCGATGCCGACGCACAGGAGTACATCGAGTTCGCCGTCGATGGTGCCGACCGGATGCGCGAGATGATCGATGCGTTGCTGCAGTATTCACGGCTCAACACGAGTGACAAAGAATTCGAACCCGTGGACTGTAATGACGTGCTCGCCCAGGCGACGGATAATCTTCAAATCGCCATCGAAGAGAGCAGCGCCGAGATTACCTCGGATTCACTGCCCACGGTCATAGGCGACGAGCAGCAACTGGTGCAGCTGTTCCAAAATCTGCTCGATAACGCTATTACGTACGCTGGTGATGAGCCGCCGCATATTCACGTCACCGCTGAGAAGCAAAACGATGAATGGGTGCTGTCGGTCCAGGATAACGGAATCGGGATCGATTCGGAAAAGGCTGAGGAGATCTTTGAGGTGTTCAACCGCCTCCACACCACTGACGAGTATGCCGGCACTGGTATTGGCCTCGCACTCTGCCAACGGATCGTTGATATTCACAATGGCCGCATTTGGGTTGAGTCGGAACTCGGTGAGGGGTCGACTTTCTCATTCACAGTTCCCGAGAAGAAAGCGAGCAAATCCGCATAG
- a CDS encoding PGF-CTERM sorting domain-containing protein, which yields MTRTYKLLVSPQTAYILLVSWVTLILILGVGMAAVASADNAGDELANETVLLSNDTAPIAVGVEWSESLTDAANETADMTFYNATEYDDDPANATAVLSDSIAADVGNTTENEYNATNSALEFGEEYHVVLEGTDSEIADAWIEEGGGALFAGSGGAAAGVGILAIVGVLGMFVYMGRDS from the coding sequence ATGACGAGAACCTACAAACTGCTGGTTTCGCCGCAGACAGCGTACATACTTCTCGTTTCCTGGGTGACGCTGATTCTGATCTTGGGGGTCGGCATGGCCGCGGTCGCGAGTGCGGACAACGCCGGCGACGAGCTCGCGAACGAGACAGTCCTGCTGAGCAACGACACGGCGCCGATCGCGGTCGGAGTCGAGTGGAGCGAATCGCTCACCGACGCGGCGAACGAGACCGCTGACATGACGTTCTATAACGCGACCGAGTACGATGACGACCCAGCAAACGCGACAGCCGTCCTATCGGACAGTATCGCCGCTGACGTCGGGAATACGACCGAGAATGAGTACAACGCAACCAACAGCGCGCTCGAGTTTGGCGAGGAGTACCACGTCGTGCTCGAGGGCACCGACAGCGAGATCGCCGACGCCTGGATCGAGGAGGGCGGTGGCGCGCTGTTCGCCGGGTCGGGCGGCGCGGCCGCCGGCGTCGGCATCCTGGCGATCGTCGGAGTGCTCGGCATGTTCGTCTACATGGGGAGGGATTCATGA
- a CDS encoding type IV pilin, translating to MLDTIGKRLIGNEEERAVSPVIGVILMVAITVILAAVIAAFVLDLGQSQSVGPSAGIQFDEDSSGSSVTVTYIQEDRVDGDVTVHCDGDTSTTGTPLSVGGTTTCSDTSTPITVTATYDGTEGTVGNWNP from the coding sequence ATGCTAGACACAATCGGCAAGCGGTTGATCGGAAACGAGGAAGAACGGGCAGTGTCACCTGTCATAGGTGTCATATTAATGGTAGCAATCACTGTGATTCTCGCGGCCGTGATCGCGGCATTCGTGCTTGATCTCGGACAGAGCCAAAGTGTTGGTCCGTCTGCAGGTATCCAATTCGATGAAGATTCCTCTGGTTCCTCGGTGACGGTTACGTATATCCAAGAAGATCGTGTTGACGGCGATGTCACAGTGCACTGTGATGGAGATACCTCTACCACTGGTACTCCCCTAAGTGTCGGTGGAACCACTACGTGCAGCGATACTAGTACACCAATTACGGTCACTGCAACGTATGATGGCACGGAGGGAACTGTTGGCAACTGGAACCCATGA
- a CDS encoding type IV pilin produces the protein MKGIDNSDQTNSKKERAVSPVIGVILMVAITVILAAVIAAFVLDLGQSQSAGPAAGIQFDHEPSSTGTGEVTVTFIQDQRTDNGEVWIQDGNNCEDSSGTTVNSSNPLSVGGTAVCDDDASITVVTKYDGSTGTVGNWNP, from the coding sequence ATGAAAGGGATAGATAATAGCGACCAGACAAACTCCAAAAAGGAACGGGCAGTGTCACCAGTCATTGGTGTGATACTTATGGTGGCCATCACCGTGATCCTCGCGGCCGTGATCGCAGCGTTCGTGCTCGATCTCGGACAGAGCCAGAGCGCTGGACCTGCGGCCGGTATTCAGTTTGACCACGAACCGTCGTCGACTGGTACTGGTGAAGTGACAGTTACCTTCATCCAAGACCAGCGGACCGATAATGGGGAGGTCTGGATCCAAGACGGGAATAATTGTGAAGATAGTAGTGGTACTACCGTTAATAGCAGTAATCCGCTTTCAGTAGGTGGTACTGCGGTCTGTGATGACGACGCCAGTATTACAGTCGTCACAAAATACGACGGAAGTACAGGTACCGTTGGGAACTGGAATCCATAA
- a CDS encoding ArsR family transcriptional regulator → MTRADDAILEFLLNEGNEPIVANPSTVEANIDYKISHVRRRLRALQDGGLVEYYDEDRGLYQISDQGRAYLSGELDADDLE, encoded by the coding sequence ATGACGCGAGCCGACGATGCGATTCTTGAGTTTCTTCTGAACGAAGGTAACGAACCGATCGTGGCGAACCCGTCCACTGTCGAGGCAAACATCGATTACAAAATTTCCCACGTTCGTCGTCGTCTCCGAGCGTTACAGGACGGCGGGCTGGTCGAGTACTACGACGAAGATCGCGGACTGTACCAGATTTCCGATCAGGGACGGGCCTATCTCAGTGGGGAACTCGACGCTGACGACCTCGAGTAA
- a CDS encoding universal stress protein has product MTVLVAYDGSKPARTAAEYAFTEYPDEEIVLLRVIEAADGFTDAGIEIVRDFFAERKAEASAEMRADVEELVDADEPEFRTEIAIGKPAHEVVRFADEHDVDHIVVGNHGRSGVSRVLLGSVAEKIVRRAPVPVTVVR; this is encoded by the coding sequence ATGACCGTTCTTGTTGCGTACGACGGCTCCAAACCCGCCCGGACGGCGGCCGAATACGCGTTCACCGAATACCCCGACGAGGAAATTGTCCTGCTCCGGGTCATCGAGGCGGCCGACGGATTCACCGACGCGGGGATCGAGATCGTCCGAGACTTCTTCGCGGAGCGAAAGGCCGAAGCGTCGGCAGAAATGCGAGCGGACGTCGAGGAACTCGTCGACGCGGACGAACCGGAGTTCCGGACAGAGATCGCGATCGGGAAGCCCGCTCACGAGGTCGTTCGATTCGCCGACGAGCACGACGTCGATCACATCGTCGTCGGCAACCACGGCCGATCGGGCGTCTCCCGCGTGCTGCTCGGGAGCGTGGCCGAGAAGATCGTCCGTCGGGCTCCCGTTCCGGTCACCGTCGTTCGGTAA
- a CDS encoding aminopeptidase: protein MDPRIREHAEIIANHSVDLQEGDDVVIDAHPVAEDLVVALHEVVGDRGANPLTTSQRTGERQRRAYLRAGDDDYETPEHELALIRNTDVYIAIRATDNVTQTSDVAPETQAAYRQAQRPILEERLSKRWCLTQFPAPANAQLAELSTEGYENFVWDAINKDWEAQREHQANMVEFMDPADEIRIKSGDTTDVTMSIDGNPTLNDHGEHNLPGGEVFTAPRPDSVEGEVLFDMPLYHQGREITDAYLEFEGGEVVQHSAAKNEAVLTEVLNTDDGARRLGELGIGMNRDIDRFTYNMLFDEKMGDTVHMAVGRAYDETVGEGNEANDSAVHVDMIVDMSEESVIEIDGEVVQRNGTFVFEDDEL, encoded by the coding sequence ATGGACCCGCGCATCCGCGAACACGCCGAAATCATCGCGAATCACTCCGTCGACCTGCAGGAGGGTGACGATGTCGTCATCGACGCCCACCCGGTCGCGGAGGACCTCGTCGTCGCCCTTCACGAGGTGGTCGGCGATCGAGGGGCGAACCCGCTTACGACGAGTCAGCGGACGGGAGAACGACAGCGGCGAGCGTACCTCCGGGCCGGAGACGACGACTACGAGACGCCGGAGCACGAACTCGCGCTCATCCGGAACACGGACGTCTACATCGCCATCCGAGCGACCGACAACGTCACCCAGACCAGCGACGTCGCGCCCGAAACGCAGGCGGCGTACCGACAGGCTCAGCGACCGATCTTGGAGGAGCGGCTCTCGAAGCGCTGGTGTCTCACCCAGTTCCCCGCGCCCGCGAACGCCCAGCTCGCGGAGCTGTCGACCGAGGGCTACGAGAACTTCGTCTGGGACGCCATCAACAAGGACTGGGAGGCCCAGCGCGAGCACCAGGCGAACATGGTCGAATTCATGGACCCCGCCGACGAGATCCGGATCAAGAGCGGCGACACGACCGACGTGACGATGTCGATCGACGGGAACCCGACGCTCAACGATCACGGCGAGCACAACCTCCCCGGCGGCGAGGTCTTCACCGCGCCCCGGCCGGATAGCGTCGAGGGCGAGGTGCTGTTCGACATGCCGCTGTACCACCAGGGCCGGGAGATCACGGACGCCTACCTCGAGTTCGAGGGCGGCGAGGTCGTCCAGCACTCGGCGGCGAAGAACGAGGCCGTCCTGACGGAAGTACTCAACACCGACGACGGCGCCCGCCGCCTCGGCGAACTCGGCATCGGCATGAACCGCGACATCGATCGATTCACCTACAACATGCTGTTCGACGAGAAGATGGGCGATACGGTCCACATGGCCGTTGGCCGCGCCTACGATGAGACCGTCGGCGAGGGCAACGAGGCCAACGACTCCGCCGTCCACGTGGACATGATCGTCGACATGAGCGAAGAGTCGGTCATCGAGATTGACGGGGAAGTGGTCCAGCGCAACGGAACCTTCGTCTTCGAAGACGACGAGCTCTGA
- a CDS encoding threonine aldolase family protein, which translates to MIDLRSDTVTTPDEAMREAAAAAEVGDDVYGEDPTVNELEARAAEAVGAEAALYVPSGTMGNQIAARVHADRGQEVLADRKSHVVKYELGGFAQHAGLQVRTLDADRGVPTPEQIESNSVVEDLHRPGTGLLCLENTHNTRGGLAIAPDAIAAAADAAHDRDVPVHLDGARLFNAATALDVPATELADPVDSVMFCLSKGLGAPIGSMLAGSAEFVEAARRTRKLFGGGMRQAGIVAAPGLRALENVDDLAIDHENARRLADGLATLDGFDVQPPETNIVLADVSGTGLESTTALDRLRDRDVLASAMGPTTVRFCTHRDVSREDVERAIDRAADAFGRAD; encoded by the coding sequence ATGATCGATCTGCGATCGGATACCGTTACGACACCCGACGAGGCGATGCGCGAGGCCGCGGCCGCGGCCGAGGTCGGCGACGACGTCTACGGCGAGGATCCAACGGTGAACGAACTCGAAGCCCGCGCGGCCGAGGCCGTCGGCGCGGAGGCGGCGCTGTACGTCCCCAGCGGAACGATGGGCAACCAGATCGCGGCGCGGGTCCACGCCGATCGCGGCCAGGAGGTGCTCGCCGATCGCAAGAGCCACGTCGTGAAGTACGAACTCGGCGGCTTCGCCCAGCACGCCGGTCTGCAGGTCCGGACGCTCGATGCCGATCGCGGCGTCCCGACGCCCGAACAGATCGAGTCGAACTCCGTCGTCGAGGACCTCCACCGACCCGGAACGGGACTGCTCTGTCTCGAGAACACGCACAACACCCGCGGCGGCCTCGCGATCGCCCCCGACGCGATCGCCGCGGCGGCCGACGCCGCGCACGATCGGGATGTACCGGTCCACCTCGACGGGGCGCGGCTGTTCAACGCGGCGACGGCGCTCGACGTTCCCGCGACCGAACTCGCCGACCCCGTTGACTCGGTCATGTTCTGCCTCTCGAAGGGACTGGGTGCCCCGATCGGCTCGATGCTCGCCGGGTCGGCCGAGTTCGTCGAAGCGGCTCGCCGGACGCGCAAGCTGTTCGGCGGCGGCATGCGCCAGGCCGGCATCGTCGCCGCGCCGGGCCTGCGGGCGCTCGAGAACGTCGACGACCTCGCGATCGATCACGAGAACGCGCGCCGGCTCGCCGACGGCCTCGCGACCCTCGACGGATTCGACGTCCAGCCGCCGGAGACGAACATCGTCCTCGCGGACGTCTCGGGAACCGGCCTCGAGTCGACGACGGCCCTCGATCGACTCCGCGATCGCGACGTCCTGGCGTCCGCGATGGGGCCGACGACGGTTCGGTTCTGTACCCACCGCGACGTCTCCCGCGAGGACGTCGAGCGGGCGATCGATCGCGCCGCGGACGCGTTCGGCCGCGCGGACTGA
- a CDS encoding metallophosphoesterase: MIAIFSDTHSDSGHELAGEALTAAREAGTVIHAGDFTSPAALDAFQEECEHFYAVHGNADSAAVRDRLPTERIVEAGGIRFAVTHRRDGGDAGLAMFGRSRGADVVVSGHTHRPTIVETGDVVLLNPGSHAQPRGNRPGFAVLDESADGLAGEIREPDGTLVESFEGR, encoded by the coding sequence ATGATCGCGATCTTTTCGGATACGCACAGCGATAGCGGGCACGAACTCGCGGGCGAGGCCCTGACCGCCGCACGAGAGGCCGGCACCGTGATTCACGCGGGGGACTTCACGAGTCCGGCGGCGCTCGACGCCTTTCAGGAGGAGTGCGAACACTTCTACGCCGTCCACGGCAACGCGGACAGCGCCGCGGTGCGCGATCGGCTGCCGACCGAGCGGATCGTCGAGGCCGGCGGGATCCGGTTCGCGGTGACGCACCGACGCGACGGCGGGGACGCGGGGCTGGCGATGTTCGGCCGATCGCGAGGCGCCGACGTCGTCGTCTCCGGGCACACGCACCGGCCGACGATCGTCGAGACCGGCGACGTGGTGCTGTTGAACCCGGGCAGTCACGCCCAGCCACGCGGGAATCGTCCCGGATTCGCGGTGCTCGACGAATCGGCCGACGGCCTCGCGGGCGAGATCCGCGAACCCGACGGCACGCTCGTGGAGTCGTTCGAGGGCCGGTGA
- a CDS encoding cation diffusion facilitator family transporter, producing the protein MASSTSVVLAALFANGAIAVLKFGGFLLTGSPAMLSETYHSISDTGNQIFLLVGIRYGAQEANRTHPFGHGKAQFFYSFLVSVMLFGIAGWESATHGYEALTHGGVHRTNEPVSLLGTTFDPVYVNYAVLLGAIAFEAYAFHKAYQGITRQMAAHGWESFREAFHKTSDVTTLTALTEDTIALAGAGIALLGIYLSRVYENPIYDAGAALLIGILLMGFAVALAWENKRLLLGESLPEPAEDELRAIVAGWDGVTDVVDFRTVYFGAEELLVAADVAFEPDLDTETIDERITAIELALMDHDEQVQKVYIEPETIE; encoded by the coding sequence ATGGCCAGTAGCACCTCCGTCGTACTCGCCGCGCTGTTCGCGAACGGCGCGATCGCGGTCCTCAAGTTCGGCGGCTTTCTGCTCACCGGTAGTCCCGCGATGCTGTCGGAGACGTACCACTCGATCTCGGATACGGGCAATCAAATCTTCCTCCTCGTCGGCATCCGCTACGGGGCGCAGGAGGCGAACCGAACCCACCCGTTCGGCCACGGCAAAGCGCAGTTCTTCTACAGCTTCCTCGTCAGCGTCATGCTGTTCGGGATCGCCGGCTGGGAGAGTGCGACGCACGGCTACGAGGCGCTGACCCACGGCGGCGTCCACCGCACGAACGAACCGGTCTCGCTGCTCGGGACGACGTTCGACCCGGTGTACGTCAACTACGCCGTCCTGCTAGGTGCGATCGCGTTCGAGGCGTACGCGTTCCACAAGGCCTACCAGGGGATCACCCGTCAGATGGCGGCCCACGGGTGGGAGAGTTTCCGCGAGGCGTTCCACAAGACGAGCGACGTGACGACGCTCACCGCGCTCACCGAGGACACGATCGCCCTCGCCGGCGCGGGGATCGCCCTCCTCGGGATCTATCTCAGTCGGGTTTACGAGAACCCGATTTACGACGCCGGCGCCGCGCTCCTCATCGGGATCCTGCTCATGGGATTCGCCGTCGCGCTCGCGTGGGAGAACAAGCGGCTCCTCCTCGGGGAGAGCCTCCCCGAACCCGCCGAGGACGAACTGCGCGCCATCGTCGCCGGCTGGGACGGGGTCACCGACGTCGTCGACTTCCGGACCGTCTACTTCGGCGCCGAGGAACTGCTCGTCGCGGCGGACGTCGCGTTCGAACCCGACCTCGATACGGAGACGATCGACGAGCGCATCACCGCGATCGAACTGGCGCTGATGGACCACGACGAGCAGGTCCAGAAGGTGTACATCGAACCCGAGACGATCGAGTGA